A section of the Leucoraja erinacea ecotype New England chromosome 31, Leri_hhj_1, whole genome shotgun sequence genome encodes:
- the LOC129711865 gene encoding WD repeat-containing protein 38-like, producing the protein MWKSLTIHFTEVSTKHFHSHSAVSYCAFSRDGYLLIAGCEDGSIRVWQIGTGNRLLTAKGHKGPVKVCVFSADAKLFASGSKDCTVRVWNTDQGTCLHVLKGHTQSVESVCFSRNSKLLASGSYDNKAILWDQELGGLVKIFATHRKVIKACAFSKDEQYLATGSWDCTVLLWDVKTLKRLQSLKGHSAKVSCVAFSGIGMLASGSWDNTVRVWDPEKGVLIFVLEGHKGPLMTLAFSLDAILLVTAAHDRKVCIWDCEDGTCKKVLQGQLDIVTCCQFSSLDTIMIAGISAIDQTMIEPAVSLAETKPLTHENDT; encoded by the exons ATGTGGAAGTCACTGACCATTCATTTCACCGAGGTCTCAACAAAACATTTCCACTCACATTCAGCG GTGAGTTACTGTGCCTTCTCTCGTGATGGCTACTTACTAATAGCAGGGTGTGAAGACGGCAGCATTCGAGTCTGGCAAATTGGAACTGGGAACCGTCTACTGACGGCTAAAGGTCACAAAG GCCCAGTGAAGGTTTGTGTGTTCTCCGCTGACGCCAAGCTCTTTGCCAGCGGGTCGAAAGATTGCACGGTGAGGGTGTGGAACACTGACCAGGGCACGTGCCTGCACGTGCTCAAAG gaCACACTCAGAGTGTGGAGAGTGTGTGCTTCAGCAGAAACTCGAAGCTGCTCGCATCTGGAAGTTATGACAACAAAGCAATTCTGTGGGATCAAGAG TTGGGTGGACTTGTGAAGATTTTCGCCACGCATCGGAAAGTCATTAAAGCCTGTGCATTTTCAAAGGATGAACAATATTTG GCCACTGGATCCTGGGATTGTACAGTCTTGCTGTGGGATGTAAAGACATTGAAACGCCTGCAGTCTTTGAAGGGTCACTCGGCCAAAGTGAGCTGCGTGGCATTTTCCGGCATTGGAATGTTG GCTTCAGGATCCTGGGATAACACTGTCCGTGTGTGGGATCCAGAGAAAGGGGTCCTGATCTTCGTTCTGGAGGGGCACAAAGGGCCACTGAtgacccttgcattctctctggATGCAATTCTACTGGTGACGGCAGCCCATGATAGGAAG GTTTGTATCTGGGATTGTGAAGACGGAACGTGTAAGAAGGTACTTCAG GGGCAACTGGACATTGTCACCTGTTGCCAGTTTTCTAGTTTAGACACTATTATGATTGCAGGGATCTCTGCGATTGATCAGACCATGATAGAACCTGCCGTCAGTTTAGCTGAGACCAAACCACTCACCCATGAGAATGATACCTGA